The following nucleotide sequence is from Paeniglutamicibacter kerguelensis.
AGATCCGCCACGACATGGAGGCCAACGGCTCCGACGGCGGCCACGGGATGCCCGTCGACTGGGATTCAGTCGAGATCGCCTCGGTCGGGACTCCGCAGCTGAATGTGCTGGCCGGACAGACCATTGCGGAGATCGCCCGCATCCAACGCGTTGAACCGTTCACGGTCTTTTGCAACGTGCTGGCCGCAGACCGTCTGGCCACTGGCGTCCTGCTGCATGTCGGCAACGAGGAAAATGTCCAGGCCATCACGAAGCACCGCACCCACACCGGCGGATCCGCCGGCATGCTGGTCGGCACCAAGCCGCACCCGCGCGGCTGGGGAACCTTCCCCCGATTCATTTCCCACTATGCCCGCGACCTGGGCCTGATGGACTTGCCGGAGATGGTCCACCACCTCACCGGGCGCCCCGCCGCCCGGCTCAAGCTGGCCGAACGCGGCCTGCTGCGCGCCGGGTACGCCGCAGACCTGGTGGTCTTCGACCCGGATGCGCTGCTGGACATGGCAACCTACACCGAACCCCGGCAGCCCGCCGCGGGCATCAACTACGTCTTTGTCAACGGAGTCTGCGCCATCGACGACCACCGGCCAACCGGCGCGCTGGCAGGCCGCGCCCTGCGCCGCACTCCGGAGGGGAACACCCAAGCATCCTAGACACCCCGCCGGGGTTGCCCTGGCCGGGCGCCGCCGCGCCGGAAACAGAGGGTGCGCGGACACCTTGGTCTTCTTTTCCGCAGCTCAGGCGCACCTGTGATGTGATGATTCCATGAAACTTGCAACGCTGCGCCGAGCCGGTGCCACCGACCATACCTTTGCCGCACTCATCGAGGGCGACGCGGCCTTCGAGCTCGCGGGCTTCACCGATGTCGGGGCCTTCCTCGCCGCAACCGACGAGTCCCGTATGGATGCACTCGACGCGGCGGTCGCCATCGACACCGCCGTCCCGCTTTCCTCGGCCGACTATGCGCCGCTGGTCCTGAACCCCGCCAAGATCTACTGCATCGGGCTAAACTACCGGAACCACATTGCCGAGGTCGGCAAGAAGGAACCCGAGTTCCCGACGGTCTTCACCAAGTTCGCGTCCTCGCTCACCGGCGCCAACGACGACATCGAGATTCCCGCCGAGGACCACCGGATCGACTGGGAGGGCGAGCTGGCGATTGTCATCGGCACCAAGGGGCGCCGCATCGCCGAATCGGAGGCGGCAAACCACATTGCCGGGTACGCGGTGTCCAACGACGTCTCCATGCGCGGCTACCAGAGCCGCACCGCCGAATGGACGCAGGGAAAGTGCTGGGATGCCGCCTCCCCGCTGGGCCCGTGGCTGGTCAGCGCCGATGACTTCACCCCGGGCGCGAAGATCACCACCCGGGTCAACGGTGAAGTGGTCCAGGAGGACTCGACCTCCGACCTGGTCTTCTCCCCCGCGGCGCTGGTCGCCTACCTGTCGGTGTTCAACGAGCTGCGCCCGGGCGATGTCATCCTCACCGGCACGCCGGCGGGCGTCGCGCTGGGCCGCCGCAACGAATCCGGCCGCCACCCGTGGCTCAAGCCCGGCGACGTGCTGGAAACCGAGATCGAATCCCTCGGCACCAGCCGCAACACCTTCATCTAGAAAAGCGGCCAAGTGTCCCATCCCCCGTACCAAGGCTGAGCGGCCGCGGCTGGGCGTTCCCCAAGGGGGTTGCGCGAATAACGCGTAACACCCCGCGGTTTTTCCGCGCTCAAATCGTAGGCTGGGCCCATGAGCTTCACTACTTGCGATCTTTTCGATGCCGACGAAACCCTGCAGTCGCTCTCGCTGCAGCTTGACGACTTCGGCGCCCGCCCCCGGTTCTCCGGGACCATCCGCACCGTGCGCTGCTACCGTGACAACGGCCTGGTCAAGTCGCTGCTGAACTCCCCCGGAGACGGAGCGGTATTGGTCGTCGACGGGGCCGGCTCGCTGGATTCCGCCCTCATGGGAGACATGATCGCCGCCGCCGCCGTCAAGAACGGCTGGGCGGGGGTTGTCATCAACGGCGCCATCCGCGACCGCGTGGCACTGGCGCAGACCGAGCTGGGCATCAAGGCACTGGGTTCCAACCCGCGCAAGAGCGCCAAGGACTCGGTCGGTGCCGTCGACGTCGTCGTGGATTTCGGCGGGGTCGTCTTCCGGCCCGGCGCCACCCTGTGGAGCGACGAAGACGGAATCCTCGTCGCGTCGTAATTCGCTAGCCGGGTGTTCCCTGATTTGCGTTTATTTTGCATGCGGACAAACCCGGGCAAGTCCTTTGTCCGGTGTGCCTCTGCTCCTCGCGATTGGATCCCCTT
It contains:
- a CDS encoding fumarylacetoacetate hydrolase family protein, coding for MKLATLRRAGATDHTFAALIEGDAAFELAGFTDVGAFLAATDESRMDALDAAVAIDTAVPLSSADYAPLVLNPAKIYCIGLNYRNHIAEVGKKEPEFPTVFTKFASSLTGANDDIEIPAEDHRIDWEGELAIVIGTKGRRIAESEAANHIAGYAVSNDVSMRGYQSRTAEWTQGKCWDAASPLGPWLVSADDFTPGAKITTRVNGEVVQEDSTSDLVFSPAALVAYLSVFNELRPGDVILTGTPAGVALGRRNESGRHPWLKPGDVLETEIESLGTSRNTFI
- the rraA gene encoding ribonuclease E activity regulator RraA, translated to MSFTTCDLFDADETLQSLSLQLDDFGARPRFSGTIRTVRCYRDNGLVKSLLNSPGDGAVLVVDGAGSLDSALMGDMIAAAAVKNGWAGVVINGAIRDRVALAQTELGIKALGSNPRKSAKDSVGAVDVVVDFGGVVFRPGATLWSDEDGILVAS